aagctttatctcaaaagactttgtcaaaatatgaactggtacgaaaaacttaaccatgatttctaagtcaaaaggggccataattcagccaaaatcctagatggagttatgtgctcttgcctataactggccatgatgatggtaaacaagtgttgaaagtttcaaagctttatctcaaaagactttgtcaaaatgtggactggtacgaaaaacttaacccaaggtgtgacgccgacgccgacgctgtggtgagtaggatagctctacttattcttcgaatagtcgagctaaaaaagtcaATGATTGCTGAAGGCAAACttctgcttaatacaggtggctgttaaggcaggttcaactgtacaTGAAATTTATATCAAGCTGTCCTTAAAACTGTTCCTTCAAAGACCAAGTTTCTTACAGAAAacgaacaagtgaatgaagtattgccatgcaatacaaagtcccctactggaaggcacctaattttctcttctgcagtataacataatgaactgatacctgtcaataatgtatgaacaatattgtactatatatacaataaaatataacaaagcacttggattaaaatttgcatatataaaaacgttcagttgttttcatttggaatttttttttggccgattatacaaaaagttatcataaaagatatttatagtaacaacaaagtgaaataaaccctaaaaaaaaaaaaaaaaaaaaaaaaaaaatctataaaatataagtccacgagaaactctttaccagtagagatagatcaaaatacacctaaaatttggatgtaccgtgcatgttgtaccacagaaaagtggtctcaatttttccctatggccagtaataaaaaagttacaatataatctatttatagtaacaacaaagggacataattctaaaaaaaagtgtgcctcatagtggtgaacatttctgccaagttacatcaaaatccctccatgcatgaagaagaaatgctccggacaaagtcattcttgaatttgacctttaacctctaagtatgaccttgaccttagacctaaagccggggctttgcgcacaacatcttgtctcatccagggaaatgtttgtgccaactgatattcaaatcctgttttgcatgacaaagttatacaccggacaggaaaaaaatcctattgacctttgatctcaaagtgtgaccttgacctttaagctagggttctaggtgttgcgcatgacacgtcgtctcatcatggggaacatttatgccaagtaatattgtaatcccttgatggatgacaaagttctggaccggacaggaaaaaaaccctattgacctttggcctccaattgtgaccttgacctttgagcctgGGGTcccgattttgcgcatgacatgttgcctcatcattaggcacatttgtgctaagtaatatcaaaatcccttcatggatgtcagagttatggaccggacaggaaaaaagccctattgacatttgaccccaaatggtgaccttgaactttgagcaagggctccggcaTTTGTgcaggacatgttgtctcatcatggggaacatctgtgctaagtaatattgaaatcccttaatgaatgacagagttatggaccggacaggaaacagaccctgttcaatgccatgttaacatttgactgctaagtgtgaccttgacctttgagctaggggtctgaaagttgtgcaagacacatcgtcttattatgaggtacaattgtgccaactgatattaaaatcccttcacagatgggagaattatggaccggacaggaaaaaagccctgttgacctttgacctcaaattgtgaccttgacctttgagctaggggtgcaggttttgcgcatgacacgtcgtctcatcatggggaacatttgtgccaagtaatattaaaatcccttcatggatgaaagagttatggaccggacacgaaacagaccctgttcatgccatgttaacatttgactgctaagtgtgaccttgacctttgagctaggggtctcaaagttgtgcatgacacatcatcttattatgaggtacaattgtgccaagtgatattaaaatcccttcatggatgggagagttatggaccggacaggaaaaaagccctgttgacctttgacctccaattgtgaccttgacctttaagctaggggtccgggttttgcgcatgacacgtcgtctcatcatggggaacatttgtgccaagtaatattaaaatcccttcatggataaaacagttatggaccggacacgaaattgcggacggacggaatgacagaatgacggaatgacagaatgacggaatgacggaaaagcgcattcctatagtccccgaaactggttttcaaccagtaggggactaataaatttGAACACTCCTGGCGGGAGGGACAGTATGGCTGACTGTACCAAACAGTCCAACAAAATGTTTTTGGAGAATAAATCTGGACACTGATGTGGCCGGTGGAATAGTTAGACGACATAATATTATGGTACATTACTGGGTACTTCTACTATCACTGACATTCACACTGTGACATAAAATTAACCTGAAAGCCAGGCTGACTGTAATACCAGCCCTGAAGTGAGTGCAATAGCCCTTACTCTTTAACAGTCTGGctaaaaatgaagagaaaattTACCAACTGTAGACctgtttcataactttttatcaaacacaattcattattttcttcaatacaaaataactgaaaaggTATTTATTCTGGTATTTATTTattctggtcagatcactctgtgtctgtactagtagtagaggatgaatttcgtgccctgtgtgactgcgtttgctatatgtaaagcgcctttgaacatgtttatcacgaaaagggcgctatataaatttggttTAATAATTCATATAGATTTTTTCAAGGACCCTGTCCAGCAAGTAAAACATCTGTTATACTTCTTTCTTATTTCATTTAGGATCAATTTATTACAGTTTAACCTGCCATAGCAGCCATATGTATTAAGCAACTATTTGCCTTAAGCGAccatgttgacattttatgctcCCCTTTGAAGAAGTtggggtatattgctttgcaccgtATGCGAGTCGGTCTATCTAAGGGTAGAGTAAACAGTTTCCGCCCATAACTTTAAAACCACCTGATcctgaaccttcaaacttggtagcatgactGAGCTTATGaagatgacccctactgttttGGGGGTCAATAAGTCAAACGTCAGGGTCACAGGGACATGAACCTTTAAAACGGTTTCTGCTAATAatttaacttgagaaccacttgccccagaaccttcaaacttgtcAGCATGATTGGGTTATGAAGAAGATAATCCCTCCAGTGTTTgggggtcaacaggtcaaaggtcaaggtaacagggatTTGAACAAtgaacacttgacccagaaccttcaaacttgaaagcATGTTTGGgattatgaagtagatgaccccattagtaagtcaaaggtcaaggtcatagggaccTAACCCTTGGAAACAGTTTCCATTCAagaacttgagaacaacttggcACAGTAACTTCAAACTTGATATCATGACTGGACTTAcgaagttgatgacccctattgttttaggggttaggaggtcaaaggttaatgtcATAGTGATCACTAGACTGAAAATGAGACAAGTCATCAAAGGGGGGCATGCATGTTTTTTAACAAACGGCTCtggttctaatttcaacttgtcttaagcagcctaTATCTAGAAAGACAACATTATTCTTAAATAAGAAACAGATTTCCatcctttattcttatttttcaaaacacaCATGATGTCACTAGACAAAGACAACAATGTTTcatcttcagaaaaaaaatgtttttcttcgtAACTTGATCTACCACAATAATATATCAGCTACACACTGCACAGGTCTTGTCATAATAGATTCAAATAATAACAGTGTTTATTTATagtctttttataaaaataaccatTTCCTTTTCTATTAGCGATGTGGTTTCCATTCCCATAAAACTTCCTTGAATTTTTTgggttctgaaataaaataattgaaatattagcaatgtattaattaatattatgaatttacagtaaaatcagaaatattgGTACAAAACTAATACTTTTACTAAGCATTGTTTTAATTTCTGGATAAGAAGTTTGCAACAACAGATTTTAGATACAGATAAGGTCAAAAAAAAAGCTGTGGGCTCAATCTTTGCCAGTGATATAGAATTCTTCTTGTCAgtaaaccatccagctggcttaccaaAGGTGAGTAGTTCTTATCCTGGTGCCTGACCAAGACTAAAGCaatgcttggaggggcacctccaccatcaaaagctggaaaaatcATTGTATGACCTAAATTTTGTTAGTGAGACTCTAAACTCAACAAGAAATTAGATGAGACTCAGAGTGTCCATAGGACACTTGTGCCCTCCTTCCTGTCAATGTGTATGGCTTCATGagtctaggtgaaatatttttaagataactGCAACATGAACTAACTTAATGACCCCAACTTGTCTGGATGAGTGAAAGCCCatacagaacaccaggtgcacaacttcaaatgctataaaacaatcctcaaATGTTTaatgactaggtcaaatactttttgagatcatggacacaaacttttatgccttttttttactatttttgactaagtaaagggccataactttggtctgATCCTGTGGAATCCAAGTCGAACAtcaagtgcacaacttcacaagctGACTGACAATCCTGTGTGgcttgatgactctgggtcaaaaaCTCTTTGCACAACAAAAATTCTGACAGGTGGATAGATGAACAGACAAGGGCAACTCCAACTTCCTCCCCCAACCTCCCCCACACCTCAAAAAAAATTGTGGGTGTGGGGACAAAAATTTGCAACCGTTATgtgaagaataaaatatattttcatggtACACAGTGACTGTGATAATGGGTTGCTACGGCAACATATCTCAGATATCTGAATGTAGTTTGTAACTGTTTTTTACCCATCAGTCATTGCACAACTATTTCATGATATTATAGCAGAAAAGTCAGTATGTATGAATGATAGAGGTCCACTTAATTTCTCAGCCACCCTATTTAGgctaatgaaatgaaatgtaccTGCTGAAGTGAAGTCCTCTGGGTGCTTATCCACGTAATCTTCAAGGAAGAGTTGTCTCCTCGTTTGGAAGTTGTTTCTGAGTACAGTAGCCGCTTTACCTATCAAGTAACCTCCTATTATATAACCAACAAACATCATCCTAGAAgctgtaaacaaaaaaaaagacaaaaaaaccaACATTGATTTGTATGCAGGTATTtgttttaaggtaatggaccttAAAGATAAGCTACAAAATACATATTCCCTGTATTCTATTTCGGcattctacagtgttaacaaaaaTTGTGTTTGCACTTCTATTTCAAATGTACAGTTTACGTCCGAAGAACTCCAAAGTGCACAATGAGAGTATATAATCATAAGGAAATTGACGAGTGCCATTACACCTCCACAGTATCTTCAATCTAATTCTGTTTCTGGACTGTATGGGGTTTAAATTCACCGAATTTCCCCCCTATTCCCCTCTTAAAAGTCTTTAAACTTTTCTTCTGCCACATTTATGCATGAAAACTAGGTGTGTGTCCATTGGACATTTATGCTCATACTCCCGTCACTTTGTACATATTTCTGACTAagccaaaaaaaaatcttaaatactgaaaaagcggcagcaatttaaatacatgaagTAAaaagatttttggcaaacagatttctgttagtgcggcagaataggttatgTGACCTCATGAACGGTTTTAAAATAAAGTGGTatgatgtcattgcggtttttaataagttttaaatgaatctttgtacatgactgtattttttgacacgacactttcttagatattcttctcaaacaataatgtaaattccttgacggcaaataggtcacagaggtaggctatccactatcatcgtttgacacatttacatacatgtcagtttattcaggatattgcacattcgcttttaaaaaattaaagaaaaaacttttttattgattttttttctcaacaatttaaggaacCGAGAAAGTATGATCAGATAgggatgtgtcacatggcgcaaAAACTTGAAGTAATGCCATGACAacctcgggcaactataccgctttgatctccacttcaaaTGCCATattaccgacacacttcttttagctctttgagggagTGTTgactgatgatgaaaacaaggccaattacttattAGTTTATCAGCAGAATAATTACCCATAattgttaatgttgtttttttcgctttcaacacgggtcgggtgGATGATTTGGGAGCGAcacttcaaaataattatttttcgggttATTAAGATTGCTATAGTTCtgtcatttttaattaaatttaagaaataagtcctgtttctttgagtcatatgaagttatgacgtctacaacatcacaatttatgtgctAGAATTGGAGGgtcactaaagtctgagcaggtctactagatttatTCAGTTGGTTGACCTGCTGGCAACTgttgaaaaaagttaaggtcgaggccagAGTATGTATTcacataaaattttgtttgcagataagtgtcgatatctttagtaaataacaggtatcattacttattcaatagcaaatctattaccggacggctagaacaCAGCTAGGCTATAGGCGTCCGGTTACGCGACGGCTAGACACtcccataagtaaatcaattaatttcaagctgtgATTTTGGGCACTGATTTTAGCACTTTTCAAACACATGATCTGTACATttatagattgaaaaatctgtaaatttacagataatttgtaaatataccactttcctagacctgatatGATTGAGACTCCGATTGGGGACTATCCGAACATCTATCAAGTTTTTACCATTAGTATTCAAAGGACGAAGGTTTGCTGCCTGGTATGTCCTACATAGCGCGATACCACCCACAACACCAGTCACCTCCCAAAAGTCAGGAAGTCTGGCAATGTAATTGTAATCCTCCCATGGCGTAACTCTGTTGCTCTCTGCCATGGCGGTGACCTTCGCAGGAAACCGACAATTACGAGGAGAAGAAATTACAATGCACCgtttgactattttttttttttgcatttttatctaAAGTTCAATATTTTCGGGTTTTAAGCCGAAAGCGTAATGCAGTAGCAATGTCatctatttgatttatatgtaaacaatgtcaaatgTTGCGAAGATAGCTCAGATATCGTTACTTAATGCCAGAAATTGTTTAGAGGCACGAAATTATGGGAGAGCTTTTGccaattttctgttgtttttgaaGCTCAAATCTGAATCCGCAGCAGATGTCTACACTGAATTTGCTCTGGCTACGAGGGAATGGTGTGAGCAGCTGGAGGAAGAAAACCGACTGGAAGATCTGTTTAAATGTTATGATCAAGCATGTGAACTCTTTCCTGATCATGATGTTGTACTCAACAATATTGGGGCGCAGTTGTTCAGGCAAGACCAAATCTTATTAAtcggaagtgtctagccatctggtaacATCATGCCTAGCATTCGTTCTAGCCGTCTGGTAATAACTGAATGCCTAGCCTGTCCTATAGGGGTTCTGTAGGTGTCCGGTAATCAATTGGTCTAGGAATAACTTGTAATGATTCGAATAGATTAAATTGATCATTTTCTGTTTGCCCAAGATTGCATGCAATATTTACCTATAATAGATAAACAAATCCTAGGATGAATTCAAACTTTATAATCACGTTACTGTCGGTGAGTAAAAACAGAAGTGACAAGTGTTatgaaatatagagaaatgaattaaacaaagaaataagttgccaatttaaagtttaaagtggaataatgcacatttttcaagtaaaaatccattttcaagtaaaactccTGATGAAATAGATGTGTCTGTGTTAAAGGGATGGAGGAAATtacagcttttaacccaatataccaaactcttcctgttaccagtacgaaataataactttccaaatatgacttttcttattttgactggggcagtcttttttaaggaaagtcaaactgcatgcaggagttgcttccttTCTATGTCAGAAATCTccacctataggtaagggagatcactgcatagaagtttgaagaaaacaactattattttattagtctgatttctttatttataaagcATCAACTTTAAATGCTTATACGGCATCATCgtttatttaacacatttaaatgcacagcaatgaaaattgcttttacagaacattcaccaaaaacactcTGTGTGCAGTAAGATGCTCAAAATGCCACTAGAATTTTGAAGTTAATGTTTTACTATAGAAGTGGCTAGGGATGTGGTAAACGGGCCTATAGACTCAGAGTCTAGAGATCCAGTAATCAATATGCTTGTACTGTTAAGTACTGTGTTACTAGTTTATGTGATAATTGCCGGGGATAAGCTTTAATTAGTTGTCAAAAAGTTgccataattattataattaaacatagTTTTTCTGTAAGTATTggtaaatatcttcttttttttttcttgggttggagacattaaatatgaaattttattggcAATTTCCATAAGTCAATGTTCTTTACTTTAGCAGTAAAACGAATTTCAGCAGttcatgagcacaatccaaaTCTTAAATATTAAAGAAAAGCATAAGTTTATCATTTAAATCTTTCAATCCCAGGAAAAACACGAAATAGATGAAAGATTCCATTACTATGCACAAATGACTAATTATATCTTCGGGAGACATAATATATTATTGATTTACTCTTGTCTGTCCagtgtccatccgtctgtcacaaatcttgtccgcgctctaagtcaaacagttctcatccgatcttcaccaaacttgaacaaaatgtgtttgccaataagtcctcagccaagttcgataactagccaaatcggcccagacacttcggaattatggcccttgaattactgatccgaaccactcacccaaaccactttgaatcacaAAACCAGAACCACTCACCCAAACCACATTGAATCACTAAACCAAAACTTACTGAACCAAGTGGCCCTTTGAATTACTGAACCAAAACTAATACTCCTGAAGTGTACTTTTCTGAACCAAAACCTACTCTTGAAGTGTACTTtttttactattcagatgattaggcagttgtgggagacatgcgcttttctcaaaagcagctctagttacttttaataatttatcaaatttatgatTGTGGTTTCTTGAGTTTAAAGGATCAAAAAAACTTCTGTTTCCCAACACTTGTAATGaatttaaaaccataaaaatcaAGAGCAAGTTATTGAAGTCATCACTTGTTTTTGCAAGATAAATGAAGGTTTCCTTACGGCAAATACCATTCAAGTATTCATATTGATGACCGGACCTCTATACAGCCCTATTTCTTTGTTTTCTAGGGGTCCAGACTTCTGTTTGTCAAAGTTTGTCTCAGCACAACTTACTACCACgcacaacagcaacaacaaaattggaacgttttttttaaaacagcgtCAGTAGCTATAAGCAACAGcatttttaacacaaatattgATCTAGATGTAGTTTAGCAACTTACTATGTAAGACGTTCGGTTACTAGACGTCTGGTTGGGTACTGGATGGCTAAGCACTTCCATCTtaattacatatacatttttcagatatttgcTTCAGTTGTACTGTAATATGATCCCTGCTGAAGATTACTTATTAGATTTACAAGTCACCTTGCGCTTCCAAAGAGAGCAAATCATAGTTTTCtatattgtttatattaattaaaaatgtaacacAACCAGAAATGCTAGTCCAAATTAGTTCCAATCATTGACTCCGCTTACCTCCCCTGATGGTCCTTCTACAAAGTCACAAGCAATGGCTATAATTTCAAATAGGCGTAGTTTAGGTACgtcagtctttcagacatgattgctAGCATAAAGATGACTTAttggcgaaaagaaaaatatttctgtatgtaaatattattgtgtttgtttttgtgttatatGCAATATGTCATGTCTTTACACAGAAGAATGTCATCTACTGACCTATATTATGGATTTgttggcagagcctcgcattttattattttattaaactggTTTAATcgattcaatatgaaaagacattcatgtaataaatttattttttcttccaaTTTTAGGCTAGGTTACGTAGAAGAGGCAGCTGCTTATATCAGGAAGTCCCTACTGGTCAATCCAAATTACCTAGCAGCACGGGACAATTTGGAAAATGTTTGTAGCCACTTGGTTGAGAGATGGCATTTTTCAATGCTCAATGATAAAAGACGCAACATTGCGTTCAAGTTTGCTATTGACAAAGCGATCAAATCAGGTTACAACACTGTGTTGGACATTGGGACAGGAACCGGAATCTTAAGGTATCAGTTACATACAGTGGAAACACATCTTTTCAGGGGCAAGAGATTTCTTGGTTTTTGATGAAAATGGCTGATATGTGGGAATATAAAATCCAAGGATTTTGATCTTTGAACTAAATTCCCTCTTTGTTGGCATTTAAGTTCATGGACTGACacaccatgaaatccatgaaaatgaatgatttcaaagtattCATGAATATGAAAGAACTAAATCACTattaaaagaaaagatttttttagcccttagcctgctggtggcaagggattctgcctttgcaaccagtgcagagtATTTGcttaaaaatgtcatttgtttattttatttcattagttATCCGTGAACCACAGTAGCCAATAAAAAGTGACTTTAGCTGGGGATGAAACTGTTAAGCTTTCGGGGTAATGGTTTTAGTGGTAACCAGTATAATCTACATCTACAATTCAGTAAAGGATTTTTGTTAGACCTGTCATTGACTGTAtcctataataataataataataataatgtcaccATCTCCTGCAAATACCCTATATTCTCTGATCAGTACCTCCATGggtattacattttacaaaaggATGGTTTTCATTAATAAGGCCTTAAAAAGATTCTTTTAGCATTTATTTAGGTAATATGAACTATTAAAAACCAAATTATAATGAATGAATTGTAACAATTATAACAACACCGTAGTGCTGTTCACTTACGACCTAaattaacatataaaaatatatagagaACTATATTTAGATACTAGGAAATGGGTGTTTTTAACGGGAGGGCATTTTTCAAGGAATATACAATACTTTGTTGAATGCATATCACTTTTCCCCTCATCTATTTACATACTTAATCCTGCCATCTGATTTAAATAGTATGATGAGCGAGTTTTCTGGCGCGTTGGAAGTGACAGCTTGTGATGGATCTCG
This window of the Mercenaria mercenaria strain notata chromosome 5, MADL_Memer_1, whole genome shotgun sequence genome carries:
- the LOC123557668 gene encoding uncharacterized protein LOC123557668, which gives rise to MAESNRVTPWEDYNYIARLPDFWEVTGVVGGIALCRTYQAANLRPLNTNASRMMFVGYIIGGYLIGKAATVLRNNFQTRRQLFLEDYVDKHPEDFTSAEPKKFKEVLWEWKPHR